A stretch of Oscillatoria nigro-viridis PCC 7112 DNA encodes these proteins:
- a CDS encoding ISAzo13 family transposase, whose translation MKLTEHAKSLYIETAKKLKGTDRRQFMASVVKDLGIGGQTLVERELGWNRRTIRKGMKELKSGEPIVDGFKRSGRKRVETKLPNLLKDITSLVDPHSQTDPSFKSTRLYTRMTANEVRRQLIKQFGYSDEELPSAETIRRRLNDLGYTLKRVLKTKPVKKIPETSAIFEQLEQVNTAADNNPNTLRISIDAKASVKIGEFDRGGKNRTPTIAVDHDFSTQSSVIPYGIFLPEYNELFLFFVTSKLTADCIVDLLESWWQTVKHRFSHIQKLVINQDNGPENHSRRTQFMKRILDFSQQSQLTLQLAYYPPYHSKYNPIERCFGWLEKHWNGSLLDTVETVVNFAKTLTFKDKNPVVTLVETIYSTGVKLSELAMAEIETQIHRLPNLHKWFVEIFAKPT comes from the coding sequence ATGAAACTGACCGAACACGCCAAATCTCTTTACATCGAAACAGCTAAAAAACTCAAGGGGACAGACAGACGACAATTCATGGCATCGGTAGTCAAAGATTTAGGAATAGGTGGACAAACGTTAGTAGAACGGGAGTTAGGATGGAATAGACGGACCATCCGTAAAGGGATGAAAGAATTGAAAAGTGGTGAGCCAATTGTCGATGGTTTCAAGCGCAGTGGACGAAAGCGGGTTGAAACAAAATTACCCAACTTATTGAAAGATATTACATCGTTAGTAGACCCACACAGTCAAACTGATCCTAGCTTTAAGAGTACACGATTATATACGCGCATGACTGCCAATGAAGTCCGTCGTCAATTAATTAAACAATTTGGTTATAGTGATGAAGAACTACCGAGCGCCGAAACAATTAGAAGAAGATTGAATGATTTGGGTTATACCTTAAAACGAGTTTTGAAAACTAAACCAGTCAAAAAAATCCCCGAGACCTCAGCCATTTTTGAACAACTTGAACAAGTCAATACAGCAGCCGATAATAACCCAAATACTCTCCGAATTTCCATTGATGCCAAAGCTTCCGTCAAGATTGGAGAATTTGATAGAGGTGGTAAAAATCGGACGCCAACTATTGCAGTTGACCACGATTTTTCGACTCAATCAAGTGTGATTCCCTATGGTATTTTTCTGCCTGAGTACAATGAGCTATTTTTATTCTTCGTTACTTCTAAGTTGACGGCTGATTGTATAGTTGACTTACTTGAAAGTTGGTGGCAAACTGTTAAACACCGTTTTAGTCACATTCAAAAATTGGTCATCAATCAGGATAATGGACCGGAAAATCATTCTCGTCGTACTCAGTTTATGAAACGAATTTTAGATTTTTCCCAACAATCTCAACTGACGTTACAATTAGCTTATTATCCGCCCTATCATAGTAAATATAACCCAATAGAACGTTGTTTTGGTTGGTTAGAAAAGCATTGGAATGGTAGTTTACTTGACACTGTTGAGACTGTTGTAAATTTCGCCAAAACTCTCACATTTAAGGATAAAAATCCAGTGGTGACATTGGTAGAAACAATTTACTCCACAGGAGTTAAACTTTCGGAGTTAGCTATGGCAGAAATTGAAACCCAGATTCATCGTCTCCCCAATCTTCACAAATGGTTTGTAGAAATTTTCGCTAAACCCACATAG
- a CDS encoding eCIS core domain-containing protein → MEHQRIQRTSSWSPTFTKRDTPSNDEPPKTVQKKTAPASQPQQSLVDRSPEPSYAMQQDPVMMRILANNPVVRQIFQQYSQPGVATQDKDSNDAVQKQTAPAAPAEQSLVDRSPEPSDAMQQDPVMMRILANNPTVRQIFQQQKQPGEKSSESKIQQVAAKGFSGSSTSLPHQNQLQQSFGVDLSDVQAYIGGEAATACQQIGAQAYASGNQIAFKEQPSLELAAHEAAHVVQQASGKVQLAGGVGKVGDKYENHADAVAAKVVAGESAAPLENATE, encoded by the coding sequence ATGGAACACCAAAGAATACAAAGAACCTCCAGTTGGAGTCCGACCTTCACTAAGCGCGATACTCCCTCGAACGACGAGCCACCCAAAACCGTTCAAAAGAAAACAGCCCCGGCATCGCAGCCACAACAGTCGCTGGTCGATCGCTCGCCAGAGCCATCATATGCGATGCAGCAAGACCCAGTAATGATGAGAATTCTGGCAAACAACCCGGTAGTGAGGCAAATCTTCCAACAGTATTCCCAGCCAGGTGTTGCAACGCAGGACAAAGATAGTAACGATGCAGTCCAAAAACAAACAGCCCCAGCAGCCCCAGCAGAACAGTCGCTAGTCGATCGCTCGCCAGAACCATCAGATGCGATGCAGCAAGACCCGGTGATGATGAGAATTCTGGCAAACAACCCGACGGTGAGGCAAATCTTCCAACAGCAAAAGCAGCCCGGAGAAAAATCATCTGAATCTAAGATCCAGCAGGTAGCGGCAAAAGGTTTTAGCGGAAGTTCCACATCTTTACCCCATCAAAACCAGCTCCAGCAGTCCTTTGGAGTTGACCTTTCTGATGTACAAGCATACATCGGTGGCGAGGCAGCGACAGCTTGCCAGCAGATAGGGGCACAGGCTTATGCCAGTGGGAATCAGATTGCGTTTAAAGAGCAACCCTCTCTGGAATTAGCAGCCCACGAAGCGGCCCACGTCGTGCAGCAAGCATCAGGAAAGGTGCAGCTTGCTGGCGGTGTGGGGAAGGTAGGGGATAAGTATGAGAATCATGCCGATGCTGTGGCGGCTAAAGTGGTCGCGGGCGAATCAGCCGCGCCATTAGAGAACGCCACAGAATGA